From the Penaeus monodon isolate SGIC_2016 chromosome 3, NSTDA_Pmon_1, whole genome shotgun sequence genome, the window CTTTCGAGGTGGGAAAAAGTTACCAGCCGCTCTTTACTTGCGTATTTACGTTGACACAATGCCTTGTTAGATAGTTTCCTAAACATAGtctgacacacactcacactgtctcacactcactcactcacgcacgcacgcgcactcacacacacacacacacacacacacacacacacacacacacacacacacacacacacacacacacacacacacacacacacacacacacacacacacttatgcagtACCCCTTAACAAAGATGTCCATACGAATTCTTACATTCATTATTTCACTCCAATTTCTACAACCAAACAACCCCTATTCATTACAAGTCAAAAATCACCCTGCCTCACAACGCATCGACGCCGGAGCCACAGATAAGCCGGAACCACAGGTAAGCCGGAGACACAGATAAGCCGGAGCCACAGGTAAGCCGGAGCCACAGATAAGCCGGAGCCACAGATAAGCCGGAGCCACAGATAAGCCGAAGCCACAGATAAGCCGGAGCCACAGATAAGCCGGAGCCACAGATAAGCCAGAGCCACAGATAAGCCAGAGCCACAGATAAGCCAGAGCCACAGATAAGCCAGAGCCACAGATAAGCTAGAGCCACAGATAAGCCGGAGACACAGATAAGCCGGAGCCACAGATAAGCCGGGGCCACAGATAAGCCGGGGCCACAGATAAGCCGGAGCCACAGATAAGCCGGAGCCACAGATAAGCCGGAGCCACAGATAAGCCGGAGCCACAGATAAGCCGGAGCCACAGATAAGCCGGAGACACAGGTAAGCCGGAGCCACAGATAAACCGTGGCTTCCACAGATAAGCCGGAGCCACAGATAAGCCGGAGCCACAGATAAGCCGGAGCCACAGATAAGCCGGAGCCACAGATAAGCCGGAGCCACAGATAAGCCGGAGCCACAGATAAGCCGGAGCCACAGATAAGCCGGGGCCACAGATAAGCCGGAGCCACAGATAAGCCGGAGCCACAGATAAGCCGGAGCCACAGATAAGCCGGAGCCACAGATAAGCCGGAGCCACAGATAAGCCGGAGCCACAGATAAGCCGGAGCCACAGATAAGCCGGAGCCACAGATAAGCCGGAGCCACAGATAAGCCGGAGCCACAGGTAAGCCGGAGCCACAGATAAACCGTGGCTCCCACAGATAAGCCGGAGCCACAGGTAAGCCGGAACCACAGGTAAGCCGGAGCCACAGATAAGCCGAAGCCACAGGTAAGCCGGAGCCACAGATAAGCCGGAACCACAGGTAAGCCGGAGACACAGATAAGCCGGAGCCACAGATAAGCCGGAGCCACAGGTAAGCCGGAGCCACAGAGAAGCCGGAACCAGAGGGAGCGATCATGTGCAACAGGTGTTGGGAAAAACGAAACCTCATGCACAGGGATTACCCGAAGGCGCTTTCATCCTGCAACAAATAAGGTGATGTAAATGTTCGGTTTCGCTTTTACACGTGTgggtgtatttgttgttttttttttttgttatttgcggTTTGGGTGATGGATTATGTGAAGGAAAGGAGTGTTTCTGAGTTTTGTTGTTTCCTTTACTTGAATAGAAGATAGCCAGGAAAAAGGGTTAACAGTAAGGATTTTGGAAGGAAATTTTGTATCGTGTGGATTTCAAGCGATTCGTCGATCTgcgtttttcgttttccttccatGAAGGTCCTGCAAagtcataatgaaaaaaacaaaaaaaaacaaaaacaaaaacgaaaaaaggggggaaaatacatataacaaaatataagaaagtcgaaataattatccttttttttctttcggcttCTCCCCTTAGGAGTCGCCACGGTGGAATGATCCACATCTTGGCTTGTTTTTAccgccggatgcccttcctgccgccggatgcccttcctgccgccaggTACCCTTCCTCCCCAATCATCCGGGCTTGCAACCGGCACGGGACATCCCACTGTAAGTACAATTGAAAATATGACAGTTAATCTGTAAAAACTCGAGTGCCTATGATGAAAAAGTTGCAACAACGTAAGATGTAGTTAGTCAACGCCACTCATAGCTCTCAGATTGAGCTCCCAGCCAAGGACCGGAGAGGCAGGGTTGTCGATCTGTTTTTACCAGTAGTACCAATTCCGGCAATTCAAATTACCgggtatttatttgatttatctaGAATTGCGCTTCCCCACTTCCTATGACGCTTTCCTAGGTATTGATGTCTAAGACCGTTTATTTAGCCTATCTATCCACAAGGTCCTACGCTGTcgccagacacagacagatagacagagagacagacgcgcgcacggacacacacacacacacacacacacacacacacacacacacacacacacacacacacacacacacacacacacacacacacacacacacacacacacacacacacacacacacacacacacacacacacacacacacacacacacacacacactaactaactaactaactaactaactaactaactaactaactaaaaacAAAATCGGTCTTGTTATTAATGAAAACTATTATTGCATGATGAAAATTTGAATTGGCAACATTACACATCACCAACAGCGCACTTTTAGGGAGACAGGATACATTAAGGGGAGACTGACTACAACGTGACAAACGattcctccctccattccataCATGTCCTATACGTGTTTCCTCCGTATCACATATGTGTATCCTATGCTATACTGGAGTTTGTTGTGGTGTTGCCTTTACTTATGGAAATTATCTTCTTACGATGTGtgtagtgaaaaaataataataataaatgggagAAGTACCAGAAAATTGACGTTTACTTGAAAGTCGTACCATATGTACTTGGTCCACCCCCCAAAAGTAACCAGTCTTGGTATATTTGTACCAGCTTTGGCATCCCTGCTTAGAGGTTTGCCGAGAGGGGAACGAAGCCAAGACGAGGAATTCTCAATTACAACTTTACCGGGATTACTTTATTACCTGAGAGGATTTCCCGCTTTCTAAAATTCCTACGTACACACATAGGAACAcacggagatatatatatatatatacacgtacacatgcaatcacacacacacacgcgcacatgcacacgaaatcgcacacccacgcacacacacacacacacacacacacacacacacacacacacacacacacacacacacacacacacacacacacacacacacacacacacacacaaaaaaaaaaaaaaaaaaaaaaaaaaaaaaaaaacattaatgactaaatattaaagaaaattgttGGTGTTGGTTTTCTTCGATGATTCTTCTCAATTTCCTGTGTTATTTATTTCATGGAAAGAGTAGATGATAATGAGTCACCATTAAAGTCATGAGTCTTaattttataagagagagagagagagagagagagagagagagagagagagagagagagagagagagagagagagagagagagagagagagagagagagagagagagagagagagagagagagagagagagagagatacatacagatagataaatagatagatagacaaggtaGATagcgaaaaatataaaaacgttagtaaacagatatataaaccagtagatatgatataaaaatattcttatataagCAGCCGACATTTCCACATTCTTTAAGGATACTGATCagatgagagacggagaaagacgcagagagaaatagagaggggatgggggtacTGATTAAAGGGGAATATGTTAATGAGATTAGAAGTATTTTTCTAAACTAATTTCGAGAGGGTAGCCCACTTACTAAACATAATattaactaaagaaaaaagaaaaaatggtaattttctagataaatgtttataaaatctcgaattataacaaatgataatgctTCTATGAATATCACCCCTGTTACTCTCCCTTACGAttgctttttgtctctctctctctcttctctctctctctctctctctctctctctctctctctctctctctctctctctctctctctctctctctctctctctctcattcactctttctatctctctatttctctcttctttctctctctctcccttactctcactcattctctccccccctctctctccctctccccctttgtgtcttagcccttctctctctctccctttctctctccttgaaaCATCAATCTTCCTCAAGGTTCTTTAGGCCAGTGAACGCAACTTTCCTCGCCACTCCTTCTTGGAAGCATAAATCAGAAACAGGCAGTGCTTGGGCCAAACTTCCGCCTCTGTAATTTTGTCTAGAGTGACATTAGACATTTTTGAAGACTTTGTGGTGCTGGCAGTGTTCATGATTATAGAGTCTAATGTCTATGACGAATTTGTGTTCAGCTTTTATTAACTATGTTACCATGATTCTGTTGATTAGTCATATGCTAGGTAAAACATTGACTGACGTAACTTCTGGTTTAACCGTGATTAAGATTTTAATCTATTTCGCTATCTTTTTTGAGGACCCCTTAatggtgtatatacacacacacacacacacacacacacacacaccacacacacatatatatatacaatatatatatatatatatatatatatatatatatatatatatatatatatatatatatatatatatatatatatatatatatatatatatatatatatatatatatatatatatatgtgtgtgtgtgtgtgtgtgtgtgtgtgtgtgtgtgtgtgtgtgtgtgtgtgtatacatatatatatatatatatatatatatatatatatatatatatatatatatatatatatatatatatttttttttttttttttttttttttttttttttttttttttacttgatttcttTACGTGGTTCTGAACGATTCCCTCTCATAATTCCTCTTGACATCTCGTAAAGATTGTGTTGCTACTGCATTTCAGGTTTCAGGCTTAGGACAAGAaagattatttaatttctttctccgtttttccttATTTGCTATTTTTACTGTTGTAAGAATGTCCTTATATTGGctgaccactctctctctctctctctctctctctctctctctctctctctctccctcctccctccctccctccctccctccctccctccctccctccctccctccctccctccctccctccctccctccctccctcctctctctctctctctctccctctctctctctttctctctctttctctctctctttctctattatcgatctctatctgtctatctatctacattcctatatatctacatatatattcatatttcgcATAACTGTTTTATATAGACATTTTTACCAGCTCCATCATTGCTATTCGTGCCCTTATTATTCGCTAGGAAAGGTCCTCTGAATTCAAAATTATGCAAGATTATTAAAGTATTTGCATCCTTTCCTGCGAAACTTCCTCCTCTTTGAATATCCTTGCGGTCGCCCTGTGTAAAATAAAGTTAGTTAATTAtgtgtaaataaaaaggaaaaagaataagcaaaaagACCATTAACACGcaaattttattccttttccatatgaagacagacagacacacacacacacacacacacacacacacacacacacacacacacacacacacacacacacacacacacacacacacacacacaaacacacaaatatatatatatatatatatatatatatatatatatatatatatatatatatataatatatatatatatatataaatatatatatatatatatatatatatatatatatatatatatatatatatatatgcatttaggtAGAAGAAAACTCTACCTCTCACCTACCTCCTCAAAgacgaacaaacacaaaaccgCAAATTTGGCGAAAATACATTGACGAAAACAAGATCTTATGTAGTAGGAAAATGCGAGGCAGCTGATAATGTTCTAAGGCCACAGCCTGATATTGGTGCCACTCGCCTATCTCAGGATGTAAttggagaaaacaaagaaaaacgtaTGAAACACTGcgtgaatgaaaagagaaagaataataataagaaggaaaaacaacgtattatcattaatttacaaAACTGACATTTAATCACGAGCATAAAACTGACACTTAAGCAGTAAATAAAAGGATTAAGCCGAGATTTCGTGAATAAGACACAACACACGCACTGTTTGCAATTCATTTAGGGAAAGTCTAGCTGTCACGGTTTAATGGAAATAACAATTAATGGAACTTTTTGGACAAGCCCCATGATCAGATCATATTTTATACGTTAGTTTGTTTACAACTAAAGCAATTATATTCTTAGATTATGGCATGGATATGGCATGCgctgtaagggtgtgtgtgtgtgtgtgtgtgtgtgcgtgtgtgtgtgtgtgtgtgtgtgtgtatgtgtgtatgtgtgtgtgtgtgtgtgtgtgtgtgtgtgtgtgtgtgtgtgtgtgtgtgtgtgtgtgtgtgtgtgtgtgtgtgtgtgtgtgtgtgtgtgtgtgtgtgtgtgtgtgtgtgtgtgtgtgtgtgtgtgcgtgtgcgcgcatctTATAATACATTTTCAAAAAACAGATGGTATATTGTCTCATTGTAAATTATATgataacattcacacacacgcacatgcacacacacacacacacacacacacacacacacacacacacacacacacacacacacacacacacacacacacacacacacacactgtttgaagtgtcatatcaccacacacacacacacacacacacacacacacacacacacacacacacacacacacacacatacacacacacacacacactgtttgaaGTTTCAtatcactacatacacacacacacacacacacacacacacacacacactgtttgaaGTTTCATATCACtacacatttatttttgttatacgatttttctttctgtgtttacACGTGCGTCTCAGATGCCGGCGTTTCATAGgcaagaggataaaaaaaaaaaatctgaattcgtGATGTGTATTGGGTCCGTTTTTAGATAAGAATTTTTGAAACCTATTagaatcgtgttttttttcacacacacacacacacgtcattgCTATATTTATCACACAATATAATCCTTACTTTTTCAATTTAATGCTAACTATCTGTCTaccgatctgtctgtctatctattttttttctgtcaatcttctatttatctataaatctgtctacatatctgtttgtctttttatctgcctgtctttctggctgcctgcctgtctgtctgtctgtctgtctgtctgtttgtctgtctgcctgcctgcctgcctgtctgtcagtctgcttgtctgtctgtcagtctgcctgtctgtctgcctgcctgccttcgtGTCAGTTTGTttgtcaatctacctatctaccaacctatctatcagTAACATTTGCTATAGACACACTCTCGGCTATGGCATTAAATCCTTCAAAGCAACTTCTTTTTATTACACCTTTTATCGGTTACTGGAATGTAATAAAGCATTGTACATCTATCACATCCTGAAGTGAGTGTTATAATATGCAATAAGATATCTCAAAGCCCTAAGACTGAAGAGAACGCCTGtccttttttacacattttataccccccccccaaaaaaaaaaaaagaaaaaaaaaaaaagaaaaaaacggcgcAGGAAGTGAAAGCTTGACTCATAAAATTAGATTTCCTTTGGTATCGATTTTGTAAATATGACAGACAAAACCTAACAATGATGGATTTGGCAAAGACAATCTTGCTTTGACATAAAGATcaaagagagaatgagtaagagagagtgacGGAGGCAGTTTAAACgaaagcaaagggaaagagatgaaaaatggggagggaggaggaggaggaggaggaggaggaggaggaggaggaggaggaggaggaggaggaggaggaggaggaggaggaggaggaggaggaggagggagagggtaagggtgagagtGAAGTTGAGAGggcgggtgagggtgaggggacggaagagggagagggagagggagagggggagggagcaagagagagagagagagagagagagagagagagagagagagagagagagagagagagagagagagagagagagagagacagacagacagacaaatatgtaGATACGGatgtttgaaaaaaacaaactttttaggTACTGATTAATTTACAATTAACTGATTTAATTGTAGAATAAACTTTCTCTatctgaaattatatattttctagcaAATATTAACATTACAGCAATTATGAATTCAATAATACACACTCGAAGTTAGGAGATGGGAGCTTTCACATTCAGAACTAttcatataaagtaatatatgaaCATTTCTCAAAAAAATGCGACATATGAAACATCCTCTGAATAAATTTGAATACATCTAGAACAGGAAATCGCTCCAGGCAATCACCCCCAGTATTTCAATATCAATTCGAGGAATACCTTACACTGCGTATCgtgatcagaaaaaaaagaaaatgatgtaaaatttcactctatctatctctatctagtgTCCATTAGCCTATCTAAGGATTTATTTAATGTGTATAGACAAAGTCATGTCCTGTGATATTGTGGCAAAATTTAGAATGTAGGTCAGAAATAAATTGACGGGTAATTACCTGATACTTAAGCATTATCTTGCATCGATAACCCATATTATCGAAGTAGGAGAGATCAGTGGGATacctaatttaagataatgacatTGGCAAGTCTGCACCGCTTTTGGTCTCTGTCATTAAATAAtcaatacataattatttataatacccATTGAAAATATAACTGTGTGTGGAACTGTGGATATTGCATAGTCACCTCAATGGTCAAAATCAATCTTTCTTGCTGAAATGGattgtaatttttattcatttctcggTTTCGAAATGCATCACGGCACAGCATTGGTATGTAGTTTAACGTTAAGAATagatttgttattaatttttcacAACTTGCCATGAAAGAAGGGACGGGAAAATATTACTCAAGCAATATTAGAAAATGCGAAAATTAAACCATCCCAAAAAGTACACAGGTAAAACACTTGCATGTTGAACGCGACCCTTTGATATTCGCAAAACAGTTTTAATTGTGGTAAAATTCTCCTTGTGTTGGTTGTAGACTTTTGAGGCGAAGATCCTAATGACCTCTTCAAAGGAGAATAGTTGATTCCAGGTCTTTTGAATCCGCTGGAACAGAAACTAAACAGACGCTAGCCTTTATCCTGCATATAAAGTTACTCTGGACTGGGACATCAAAAGaattttgtataaacacacacacacacacactcacaaattaaaccacagacacacgtacgcacacaatatattcatatatatgtataccatcaccaacatcaacaGCCTGTTTCGTTCCACTATAGGAATCCCCTCTTAAAGTTGAGAGATGGAGATCGAAATTAGGAAACTACTAAATAGTCCTTTTAGCATAGTTTAACGCACCTAGCACGGCCCTATTTTAGCAACGCGCAAACGAATTTCATCggaaaatataaacgaaaattCCAGCTATTCAAAGGCACGCTTCCTCCCGACTCATCGAAGGGTATTCATTAGTTCTCGTCAGCTTTGTTTACACACTGTTGCTCTGCCCGAAAGTCATTCACTCCAGTAACTGTTGTCTTTCGATGAAGAACCTTTCGAGAATAGGGAAGAGATGAAGAACTGTTAGAAAAGAGGTGGGAAGAGGTATATGTAGAATGTAGAATACATAAGGGATTAGCAGAACAATTCTAAGAACTGTGTAGGTGATGGAAGTTGAGATAAAATGGAAGTGCTTTGAAGCTTCggtttaatttttagttttttttctctctcactggaggagagaggatgatctGTCTCGAGAAAATGCTGTCAATCTGTTatgcatgcctctctctctctctctctctctctctctctctctctctctctctctctctctctctctctctctctctctctctctctctctctctctctctctgtttctttctctatgtctctctccctatctatctatctatctatctacctttctttctttctttgtgtgtgtgtgtgtgtgtgtgtgtgtgtgtgtgtgtgtgtgtgtgtgtgtgtgtgtgtgtgtgtgtatgtgtgtgtgtgtgtgtgtgtgtgtgtgtgtgagagagagagagagagagagaaagagagagagaaagagagagagagagagagagagagagagagagagagagagagagagagagagagagcgggatggAGTGAGACTTGAGTCAAAATGTGTTTCAAGTAATTCAACCGCAAATGAAAATTCCaactgttatttattacagtaaacatttcttattcattacatttattactaaTCTGTATTTCtcaataattacatacatatcacTAGCAGATGGCCTTGAACTATATTTTTTTCGAGGATGAAACTCAAGGGCAATAATATTCACTCACATGATATATTTTtcctggacagaaaaaaaatatcggtgTTTATGATATAAGATGCAGATATTCTCTTCGGCTACACAAAATGTCGCTGTTCAGTTTGGATGTTATACACAAAAACTATAGTAACTTGATTTAAAGCAGTGTGATACACGGTTTAGGGAGAAAGGATCTTTTTCACTGATtattcaaacgtttttttttttttttttttttaagttaagtaATCTGTTaacgatttatttttctttttatggtacGCGTGATATTTAAACattaattaagagagagagagagagagagagagagagagagagagagagagagagagagagggagggagggaggaaagagagagagagagagagagagagagagagagagatagataaat encodes:
- the LOC119585228 gene encoding uncharacterized protein LOC119585228; this translates as MIAPSGSGFSVAPAYLWLRLICGSGLSVSPAYLWFRLICGSGLPVASAYLWLRLTCGSGLPVAPAYLWEPRFICGSGLPVAPAYLWLRLICGSGLSVAPAYLWLRLICGSGLSVAPAYLWLRLICGSGLSVAPAYLWPRLICGSGLSVAPAYLWLRLICGSGLSVAPAYLWLRLICGSGLSVEATVYLWLRLTCVSGLSVAPAYLWLRLICGSGLSVAPAYLWLRLICGPGLSVAPAYLWLRLICVSGLSVALAYLWLWLICGSGLSVALAYLWLWLICGSGLSVAPAYLWLRLICGSGLSVAPAYLWLRLTCGSGLSVSPAYLWFRLICGSGVDAL